A region of the Gigantopelta aegis isolate Gae_Host chromosome 11, Gae_host_genome, whole genome shotgun sequence genome:
aaaaaatatactcGTGCAAACCGCTCTTAGTAGGCCAAtgtctttcttttaaaatattagatgTAGCACAAAGAACAAACCCCCATTTTATCAGGAACTATCTGCACGCTATATCAGCTTTTGTATGTGCGATGACCATCACGCTGTCCTGAGTAACACAATGAAATGACAAACGTAGACACCATATTTTCTATGCAACTAGTATTTCCATGCTTAAAGATATATGGTCAATTATGTCGTCACTTATTATCAGCATAATATTTTGGGACTAATACATAAAGTCTatcttaatttatttgtttcatcTGTTTTGGATATATCCTGGCCGCAACTATAAATTTACCTATTTACCTACACCAGGGTCCTCCTGGAGACATACTGACTGCCCTCACGAAGGAGTATGTGGCTCGCCAGTGCCAACCCGTTGTACATGGCTGGCTGCTGGTACCCCTCCTGGCCTTTAAATCAATAAATCTGTAACTGCCCTATTTACCAACCTGCCCCCTCCGACGGTGGGCTGAAACTCGCCTTCGATCTCAAAGATCGagcatatatactgaacaacattgaaaacgcaccatcagttgatgataacaaatgtgaatggggcgtatatcagcattaaaatatcaatgaataagtaCCGTACTACCTTACAGACCATGCATGACGAcgaataactttaaaaaaacgaTTGCCTGAACACTCTATTAAACAgaacaccaaaacacaacatattgcacGCACAGCATGAAAAACGTAAATTGAATGTGCAAATTATGATGATCGACATCGAAATGAACAACGACGTTTGGCAGGAAGGTATCGTCATTGCAGATTACAACGTTGGCATGGTGTGCTATTCTGACGAATCCCGTTTCCATTTAAGGAATGCTGATGGTCGGTTGCGGGTGTGACGTAGGCATGGAGAACGTTACCACAATGACTGCCTTGTCCAAACTGATCGatggggtggagggagtgtcatggtgtggggcgggatCACTTATCATAACAGAACAGCACTCCATGTTTGCCGCGGCAGGATGAATGTCATTTACTACCGGGATAACGTCTTGCAAAATCATGTCATTCCCTTCTTTCATCAGCATCGGGATATGCACAcgtttcagcaagacaacgtcCAAGCGCACACAGCACGTGTTACAACACAGTATCGAGCGAACAATAATGTCCCTTTGCTTGAATGGCCAGCACTGTCCCCTGATTTATCGCCAATAGAGCATCTTTGAGATTACCTTGGTCAACGCATCTCACGTCgtccacaaatgaataaccttagagaactggaaaacgtagcccagtggtaaagcgctcgctcgatgcgcggtcggtttaggatcgatccccgtcggtggccccatttggctatttctcgttccagccagtgctccacaactgatgtaacagaggccgtggtatgtactatcctgtctgtgggatggtgcatataaaagatcccttgctgctaatcgaaaagagtagcccatgaagtggcgacagcgggtttcctctcactatatcggtgtggtccttaaccatatgtctgacgccatataatcgtaatgaaatgtgttgagtgcgtagttaaataaaacatttccttccttccttcccatcaTTTCTAAACAACTCCAATTCTTTCACCACTACTGCGGGGTGCGCAATaactttagaggaaacccgctgtcgccacataggctactattttacgataggcagcaagggatcttttacttgcgcttcccacaggcaggatagcacaaaccatggcctttgttgaaccagttatggatcaccagttatgcaagtggtttacacctacccaatgagccttgcggagcacttagtcagggtttggagtcggtatatgagtttttaaaaataccatgcctcgactgggatccgaacccagtaccagaccgatgacttaaccactgcgccaccgagaccggttaaACTGTAATGAATGCTTGAGAATGGCGTTAAACAGGTACCTGTTTAACGGTTCGCCATTATGAGTCAAACGCTGAGTAGAGCGAATCTTACTCCGCGACTGCAGATATTTGTACACCCCCACAACCGGACAGGTGTTCTCATCTGCAAATCTATCCAGGTATGATAACTAACTGTTACCCCGTTGGCCAATCTGATACTTCCTTATGAcacccctgcacgtgctgtaacctcaccgtggtgcagggatgtaacattctctttgagaatggccaatacagcacaaaattgaaattttgagtaaaagtcagtatctatctgtgatatttgtatttttgctttacactgtttttatttaaatcttgaattcttttactgatgttgatcatcacttactttttgcatttaccatagtttgacacccaatagccgatatatttttcgtgctggggtgtcgttaaacatttattcattcattcattcattcattctctacTGTAGTAATTATAgtaagggacgggacgtagcccagtggtcaagcgctcgcttgatgcgcggtcggttggggattcatccccgtcggtgggcccattgggctatatctcgttccagccagtgcaccacgacaggtatatcaaaggcggtggtatatgctatcctgtctgtgggaaagtgcatataaagctgcattagaaacaaatgtagcgggtttcctctgatgattatatgtcaaaattaccaactgttttacatccaaaagcctatgataaatgaatcaatgtgctctagtggtgtcgttaaacaacccaaAACGTCTTCTTCCTTATAACAAGGTTTAGCTaataagggatttttttttctcccggCATGAAAAGGAAACTAACCGTTAAGTACCTCGACTGCCCTTCGGTGGCTGATATCTCCCATACACTTGGGAATGCGAAACATGCTAACTTGAAAGGAACAAACGTGTGATAATGTTGCCACTAATTTTTCTAAAACTGACAAAGTGATTGGACTGTGTACATCCAGCCTAGTATTTCCCCTATTAAAGCCCTCGAGGAGTTTTGATATTACACAGTGCGTTGTCGGGTCCTCGTGTCCATTTATTCTATGCCAATTACTTATCCCACTAATGTAGATTCTGACAGTTGAAGGGGATACGTTTTCTGAAGATAAATACGCAATACAGTGGATTAAATGGTCTAAAGACACAGGTCATATTGAAAGCAATGTAAATTGCAGTCTAAAGTTTTCAAGGTGCTTTTCAACGGTTGTGTAGGTTTTCCATGTCTGCCTCTGTTGTCAAAGCTGCCACAAAGCTTGTGGGAGTATCTCTGCGGCGGTCAAGGCTGCATCTGGTGCCAACTTCCGGAATTTGCCCCACTGACAACGAGAAATGGCGTCTGCTATTAAATTCTGTGTTCCCGGAATGTGTTCTgcttttatcaaaatgttttgttgtagtGTTGTTAGTACCAATGTCCTTACCATAGAACACTTTGATGTTTTCTTATTGATTACCACAACTACTGTCTGATTATCTATGTGAAAGAGCAGGGTTTTGTTTTGAAGACACTTGCCCCAAATTGTTACTGTCACAACCAGCGGAAAGAATTCCAGAAATGTAATATTTCTCAGCAGCCCCACCTTACCCTGCTCCAGGGACCATGACCCGTATGCCCAGTGACCTCGCCAGTAAACTCCAAATCCTCTTTCTTTCCCTCCTGCACCGTCAGTGAAAAATCTCAACGAGTCACTGCTTGTCCAGAACATGTCTGGCATGACCGTAACCTCATTATAATGGTTCAGAAATTCTGACCACGTGTCTAAATCATACCTATAGAGTAACCCGGATATAGTGATGCGGTTCAGTGACTCCCCTTGTTGCACCAATCGGCCTTCGGcgttttcttctgtttttggGGCTCCCAAcatggaggggcgggacgtagcccagttgtaaagcgcttgcttgatatccggtcggtttgggatcgatccccgtcggtgggcccattgggctatttttcactccatccaatacaccatgactggtatatcacaggccgtggtatgtgctatcttgtctttgggatagtgcacataaaagatcccttgctgctaatcaaaaagtagcccatggagtggcgacaacgggtttcctcccttaatatctgtgtggtccttaatcatatgtccgtaaataaaatgtgttgagtttgtcgttaaataaaccatagtAGTAGGGGGGCCTGCCGGGTGCCATAACCTActtttccgtgaccttgaccttggtgtagGTGTGACGTCATAGTCTGACCTTAGCATAGATGTTTAGGCGTGCGACCTTGAGGAGGATAACACCccgcccgtgtccctgaccgacttaggttggtactgatgtccttggactggccctgaccaaTTTGTTTAGTATTGACCGACTTAGagggcagtgactggtatacctgggcaggtgtgcgaccttggtgtaagtcatagccttgacatacttggtgtgtgactcatcacctagccttgacagggatggtgtaggatccctaattgctactaatgggaaagagcagagggtttcttctctaaaactgtcagaagtatgtttcacatccaatagctgatgattaataaatcgaggtgctctagtggtgtcgttaaataaaacctaccacttctaaggactgcccgacgcgaggtagtgtatttaattttagcgcactgaatgatgaatggttatcactgtttacatccggcaagtaatggtatcttgtgttgtcagtctctaaataacatatattattatggtttaaagggacacgccctagtcgttaaccattacgccgttgtttttcgctattaaacccatttcaCGCTCGAGTCGACTACGCTGAGCCGCCGAGATATCAACAAagcctgtcatttaaaccataataataaatgtgtgtgtgtgcgcgcgcgcgcgatgaagcgacgaaataggtcagttcataataatcttgtgaatgcgctatcagaacgagaattccttttttcacctatttaaatcatttcgtctttctgTCAGACTTTGAGAACgtaacttctagaagttccgtagtgtattttatttagagactgggtaacacggaacctgcagtgcatgccgaGTAATCATCCTCCATttggggtcatacactcgggagacatACCCATAATCGCATCCATGAACTGGGTAAAACTCGGTGTGTGTCGCTTTATACCCACCCACTGAGCCTAGCCGTGCAcccactctgggttggagcagtTACCggcatgaaaaatcccccactggctcaggtgggatacgaaccaagtacctaccagcctgaagacCGATGGCATATCCACTACACTACCAAGGCCGGTATTACCTTAGCAAAGACTAGCAAAAAAGCTTCATGCATCATATTTAGATTTATGTAGCACAGTAAGAAATGTACGATACTTCAGACATCATATGAGTATCGACTTAAGTATGATGACTACGTTAGTATTATACTTAGATTTTAATCATAATTAAATTCTAAAAAATTGTGAATACGAGCCGAGAACCGGCGAACCAGTTTAGGTTTGGATGCGCGCCATCTTGAAGCGCGTGTTGACAAAGACCAACTGACCAGGcagtattaaaggcatattgtcacagaccactaacctatttaatggtctaacaaagtattacctgaacaaaaataatttgatttgtcccaaaatgtactttattcaaccatcttcataaccaccatactccatgtattaatgatattttgtcaaaataattgaattatggcaatggttcataattcaaaaactaaaattgccaagagggttgacatggatttcactccatcatggttcatttAAGGTagtagctagatttggtttccaacaattaatgttatttctagttattatccattttcagagaaataaggtccttaaatccgtaacagtatgcctttaattttttaatttttactaagacaaacattcatttattagtaCTTTGAAATTGTGTAAAGTTCaagattttatatatactttctgtAGTTATAATGCTAGAaaggaattaaaacaaaatacgttTTTTTAGTCACTTTAATACGCCAACTTCGACTTTTGAGAAACATCACATTTCTCTACCGGACTAGACATTTCACACTGGGAACAGCATGAACATAATGACATAAAGGTTTGGATgaactattacaaataaataaattaattaattaaaaacaaaccgaaataaaacaaaggccataactctgtgaaaaatgggtaagttgccatgaaagtaaaatttgatctgtaacagaacataataaagctatacaccaaatttcagctcagtatctcaaaGCACTCTGAAAAAATACATCGAGTAAACTATAtatgggacagacggatggatggacagccagccagacagacagagagacagacggagatgaaacctgcaGTTCCCCTCAGTGTGACCGATAAGGTGctaaaagtaataattaaagggacattcctgagtttgctgcaattttaaagattttatcgactatcagagacgttttaacgattttaattacatatcaaatatattttctgcatgaaatattagtggctgtgcattaaacgtgtttctgatcgttctaatatttgtactaggttaaattaaaaaaaaaatcctaaaatattgggggggttttcttacgtacgaaattactggAAGTCAAAATCCAGTCTGGACTTCttattgaatgtacagacactgatattctaaacaagaaaatatatttaatatgtaagtttaatcgtagaaatattttattagtcggaaacatcttacaatgcagcaaactcaggaatgtccctttaaaaaaaaacccaaaacatatgaaaatgttaataaattcaacaaatataaatgtgggggtgggggtggggtacacacacacgcatatatatatatatatatatatatatatatatatatataaaccaccgctactgctactggatcaagacgtgtgtgtgtgtgtgtgtgtgtgtgtgtgtgtgtgtgtgtgtgtgtgtatgtatgtatgtgtgtgtgcccaccccctccccccgccccgCACGTCAGTGCAGTAAATAAACGGTGTACCGCATTATGGTCATCTCCTAAATGTGctacagtggtgtcgttaaacaaaaaatttcaTCCTTGCATGAACGTAACAAATTATCATTTTCCATTCTCATATTTCCAAATGaataatttcattaaatataaaagacATCCTGAAATAACAATGGAACTCTTTCTTCAAACAATTAATACGCTGAATGAGAATCCGTATTACCGTGATTCGGCTTCTCCCCATCAGTAGCCGAATGAAGTAATtctcacatttgtttttcatacattaatacaaacgattttaaacaataaagaacATATACTTCAACATTACAACTAACGTATAAAGAGCCATTTTATTAATCTCAAATTAAGAATATAGTTGAAAGGATCTCTTTTGTTTTCTATCATATGCAATGCCGAAAATAGTGCCACATTGAGATTCATGATGTCATGAACATCGGATTTTTAAGTAGCATGATCTTATTTGGACCAATCCAGACATTTGCTTTTGTATGATGTGAAGTCATTACTGGAAGCGAATCATTTTGTCATTTACCGTTGACCCTCAAAACCTCCCCCCtccacaaaacccccaacaaaacaacaacaacaaaaaccaaaccccaacaacaacacaagCTCATAATCTACTGACACGGAATGGGTTGTAAACGGAACGAAGCGTAACAGGAGTTGGTCTAGCAACAACTGTAAGTTATTGTTTCGTGAGTCAACGCAATTCTAAAAAATCGTTTCAAGTAGtttttaatggaaaacaaaaggCGAGGCTGCttatgcatatataacaatGCATTTTGCGATCTACCCACACGTGGAAGCCTAGTTCTGTTGTCTcactgtctttctgtctctacTTCTGTCACTATGTCTCTCGCTTACTGTTGTTTGACCagactggaaaaaaaaaaaaaacccaaagagaAACATTTCGATTAGTTTAATAGAATGTTAACTCCTCCCACCCTTTGAAACACCCCCACCATCACTCTACTACCCCATCACCCCACTATCactccaccaccaccccactaATACTATACGAAACTAGTTCACATTATTTAGCACCAACTTTGTTAGACCTAGAAGACTTAGTTTTCTTAACCTTAAGAGTTTTCTTAACCTTATCAGTTTTCTTAGCCTTAACagttttgttcttttctttagAGCGACGAACTTGCGCAGGCTTATGACCTTCGGTAGACTTTTCAGATTTCCTAGTCTTCCGACGGCATATTTTGCAATTTTTCTTACAACACCTGAAACAGCACTTGAAAACGATTATGGTGACCTTGATAACCTTGCAGAAGAAATCCCTCACCGGTTTGTTGAAGATGATATAGACAACAGGACCGAAGACAAACGTGGAGTAACCGATCCACAAGAAAACGGCTCTGAAGAAGTCGGGCATTGTGACGCCGAATCTATCCTCCATTAAGGACCACACGAAGAATGGAAACCAGCAGACGACGTACAGGAAGATCATGGCGCCGATACCCCCCGTGGGTTCCTCCGACTGTAGCATAGCCTTGAAGGCCACTTTCAGCGAATGGCACGTGCACCTCAGTTTCATATCCTTCTTCGCATGCACACATATTCTCCAGTAGCAGAGGATGACGAAAAGAATGGGAACGAAATACGCTGGAAGAGTACACCACCAGCAGAACCTCACCTGTCCCACGAACACGGCGATTTTCCCCGGTGGAAGAAAGCAGGAGAAAGATGATATAACTCCAAATATAAATTTGGACACATCGGTTAACGTGTCTATGACAGGAAAGAAGGATACGATTAATGCTGCGACCCAGCAGCCAATGACCAGCCAACAGACGATACAGCAGAGGACGAAGGCGTTCAGTATCTTGTAGATGATCGAGTGACACGTGTACATGTACTGGTCCCAGGCGATAAAGAACAGGTGAAGTGTGGCATTTGTACACACCATGATGTTGAAGGGGGACGCACAGTTACAGAGGAAGAAGGCCATTACCCTGTTCCAGCCGCCCGACGTCTGGTAGAGGCCATAAGGCATCACTACCGCAGCGGCGAAGATGCCGACCAAGGCAAACGAACTCAGGTACGTTGCCGTTCGGGTTTTCCCGTTGTCCGTGATTCTGGCTGCAACGATTAGGAAGATGTTGTTTATCGTTGCCAGTGTACACATCGTGGAGATGAAAAATCTGGCAAAGGCGACATATGTCGGGTCGAGTCTGGAGGCGCTACCGAATATGTCCGGTAGAAAGTCGAGGCCTGCTACTCCTTGAACTATTTTCCCACCTACATCAGCAATTTTCCCACCTATATCAGATATGTCTCCTAGAAATCTGCCAACCATTAGTACATCATCCAACTCGGaggatgtgtttttgtttactgCATCAAGAAACATCTGTATATCATCCAACCCGGAGGATGTGGTTTTGTTTACTACATCAAGAAACATCTGTACATCATCCAACCCGGAGGATGTGGTGTTGTTACTAAACATGTTTTTCTTCTCAAGTGAAAACCAAGAGTCACCACTCTGAATCTTTcacttaataataaaataataaattaaattaaattagaaaTCAGTTCTTGTTAAAATAAGTTATGCGAATCCTTAATGTTTGAAAGGATGACTTTTATTTGTcttcttcctctttttttttttgttgtctttcaCTTGCGTTTGCGTAATACTTTGTTTTGTGTGTCCACAAAACTCACGTTAACATAGTTCGTTACTTCAATTCATAATCAATTTTCGCTTCCGTATTGAGTAttaatgttttctgttttctgttttctgAAAAATGCACATTCCAACTGAAAGTATAGAaagaaaagtatatatatatatatatgttttcaaaaTACTTTGGGAAAATCTATATACTGTTCAGCTTAAACGagtattgaaattaattaaatagtaGTATGTGGGCCTGTCTGGGGTCATGACCACCTTTCCGTGAACTTGACCTACTTTTTCGTGACCTACTTAGGTTGGCCGATTATCAGAGCGGAACGAAAATTCCTCTTTGTtcctatttaaatcatttcgcATTTCACGTCTTTGAGCATgtaacttctagaagttccgtagagtatAGCGACCGACAATGAAAATCAAAACATGCCGGATGTAAGCAGTTAACCATTCAACATCcagcgcgctaaaattaaacacactacctcgcgtcgagCCGATACCTTAGAAAGTGGTAGGAAATTTGTTTAATggcaacactagagcacattgatttattaatcatcggtcattggatgtcaaacatagttttgacagttttagagagaaaaacccgctacactttcccattagtagcaagggataatacacttcccacagacaggacagcacgaGCGTTACTACGTAGGACGGATCGGGGCCGAGCTAAGTAGGTCAGAACccgtctaagtaggtcaggatCAGTCTAAGGaagtcagggccgggtcagtaggacgaggtcacgtgacaaggccgTGACATCAAGGCCAAGGTCACGGAAAAAATAGGTCatggtcacggaaagtaggttaTGACCtgagatacccccccccccccccccccatctactTTAAATACACTGGTCGAATACTGCGATTACCAGGCCATAAccctacaagttatttatttctgagccgattgttttctaaacacttttacttcttcttacgtcaaacaaaactaaaattatttacttctttttttttgtaggaggatgggagaTATTGcttattttattaacataagGTGTAACTATAgttgggtcattctacagaccgcatcatatttcaaaatacaaattcaagataaaacagttaacagatataaagttttattgttaacttttggaAAGAAACAAAATCATATCTGGCCATGCAGCACTATAATCGGCCTGCACGTGCTTACTCTTACTCTCACTCATTGGTGTTACCGGGCAACTGGGATAGTTCAGCAGTGTGATCCAATTGGGTGTCCCTAATAGCATATATGGAACACCTTTAGCATTAAAAACTATCCAAGGGTGTAAATTTTGCATttccacacagatattctatGTGTAACTTAAATTACACACTGtggtagttttaattatttaaaaatctgGAGTCTGTggcggaacatgctcttatcttttcgcttgtggcgatgttaattgttttagagggccgtgtgcagctcgGTTACGTCATACCTCCacgcgaccgtgcatcccaatatgcaaTTAGACCAGTTGggcacttggttacgtaatacctccgcgcgaccgtagcccctaatacacacttagaccaggtgcggaggccatgtggccagtagttacgtaataactccggtagaacggtttatgaccggggtatttctggcgaactggcgacagtatgtctggtcatctaagaaaatatatcgactctgggagtggtggaatttcacatgataagattcggtcccgcgtaatgtctccggaccagtctgggattttatattaaatagctaggattttagatatatcggggagaaacattggaagtatccaggggaaacggacgtcgtccactgaacgatcaatataagttcagtccggacgtggtaaatatatttttctgctctgttgtataaccttgatgtgattgatgtgactttaaatattttaatactgtattataccaatattatagacagtgtttccggtaatctgacgaagtaaattgtaggcttcactgttctaaaaatataaagcttagccggtcatcctagaggacctaggtaaactgtatgttgttgtctttattgtgataggtaccagtattaattctgtattacaaggttactgaatgagtagttaagggttacttaaaaattaaccaagtaaGAATAGAGTTGtacttcctttattaattaagttcccctggaagcgtttctcaattatcacacgtgtgcgtgttgtatcacggtgaagtgattagaatattgtgtaaactagacacctagagattaactaattaagtgatcagttctgggttgttattatttgttgttgttaattaactattgcggcagtacatttgtcagcgtagtattaatacagattccaaagtgtattgtgtttttgttgtgttttccagtgaactaaacgtgctatattacatatactttatataagatcgtatctctgatatacctagagccgagccactcgggtattggactgcccgatacagagagatctaatagatatacagttaggagagatatttggataatcgtgttttattcagttacgggtattataggatccccgtgacagagtcgttcaaaataaatttcttcaAAGTCATAAAGGTAGAAGGTAGAAGGTttactaaataaacaatttaaatttcaaaaataaggTTTCTTGAGAAATGACCGTTAAAATATTCGTAAGTAACATCAGTGACAACGTGTAACACCAACGCCATTCAAGACAACGGGTATCCTTGAAACACTATTGTTCTTGAGAATATCACTGCTTGTTAGCAAaagtatgtaattaatatttccttaaatgttttttgtttttgttttttccttcaGCCTACAACTATTAAAGGCCTATTAGAATACT
Encoded here:
- the LOC121385193 gene encoding trace amine-associated receptor 5-like, producing the protein MFSNNTTSSGLDDVQMFLDVVNKTTSSGLDDIQMFLDAVNKNTSSELDDVLMVGRFLGDISDIGGKIADVGGKIVQGVAGLDFLPDIFGSASRLDPTYVAFARFFISTMCTLATINNIFLIVAARITDNGKTRTATYLSSFALVGIFAAAVVMPYGLYQTSGGWNRVMAFFLCNCASPFNIMVCTNATLHLFFIAWDQYMYTCHSIIYKILNAFVLCCIVCWLVIGCWVAALIVSFFPVIDTLTDVSKFIFGVISSFSCFLPPGKIAVFVGQVRFCWWCTLPAYFVPILFVILCYWRICVHAKKDMKLRCTCHSLKVAFKAMLQSEEPTGGIGAMIFLYVVCWFPFFVWSLMEDRFGVTMPDFFRAVFLWIGYSTFVFGPVVYIIFNKPVRDFFCKVIKVTIIVFKCCFRCCKKNCKICRRKTRKSEKSTEGHKPAQVRRSKEKNKTVKAKKTDKVKKTLKVKKTKSSRSNKVGAK